A region from the Salvia splendens isolate huo1 chromosome 15, SspV2, whole genome shotgun sequence genome encodes:
- the LOC121768569 gene encoding NDR1/HIN1-like protein 13, whose protein sequence is MAAAADSPPPPPPSTAATSHAKSDQINKPPPTNPAPPLATYVFRLPREHIFRHPPPENAAKYEKLRRDEERRSRRRRCCLLLFLLIIAAAVSAAAIYLVLLSLSPSYTVTKIAVRGLNLTSAAPISPEFDVTVRAENPNHKIGIYYLKESSVKVYCDGEMLGYGVLPDFYQPRKNVTVVRATAGSFAVLLGGAVKTELSNAQSCGRVPLVLTVEAPVKFKVGFVKTREITAKAKCDVVLDKLSDKAQILSKHCHTALESRLLG, encoded by the coding sequence ATGGCCGCCGCCGCAGACTCTCCGCCTCCGCCACCGCCTTCAACCGCCGCAACCTCACACGCTAAATCCGACCAGATTAACAAGCCGCCGCCCACAAATCCGGCTCCTCCACTCGCAACTTACGTCTTCCGGCTACCGAGAGAGCATATCTTCCGCCATCCGCCGCCGGAGAATGCCGCAAAATACGAGAAGCTCCGTCGCGATGAAGAACGCCGGAGCCGCCGCCGCAGATGctgcctcctcctcttcctcctgaTCATCGCCGCCGCCGTCTCCGCCGCAGCGATCTACCTCGTCCTCCTATCCCTATCGCCGAGCTACACAGTGACCAAAATCGCTGTACGTGGATTGAATCTAACTTCCGCGGCGCCGATCTCGCCGGAATTTGACGTCACCGTCAGAGCCGAGAACCCTAACCACAAAATCGGAATCTACTATTTGAAGGAGAGCTCCGTGAAAGTCTACTGCGACGGAGAGATGCTCGGCTACGGCGTTTTGCCCGATTTCTACCAGCCGAGGAAGAACGTGACGGTGGTGAGGGCGACGGCGGGGAGTTTCGCCGTCCTTCTCGGCGGCGCCGTTAAAACGGAGTTAAGCAATGCACAGAGCTGCGGGAGAGTGCCGTTAGTGTTGACGGTAGAAGCGCCCGTTAAGTTTAAAGTTGGGTTCGTTAAGACGCGGGAAATCACAGCCAAGGCGAAGTGCGACGTCGTTTTGGACAAGTTGAGTGATAAAGCACAAATTCTTTCTAAGCATTGTCATACAGCTCTAGAGTCTAGACTATTGGGTTAG